Genomic window (Paucidesulfovibrio gracilis DSM 16080):
GACGCGAGGGGGGAGCTTTTTGCGGCAACGAAGCAGATTGCCGTTTGGATGCACCCAAGCTGGTCCCAAATGGTGAGATGCGAGGCGCAAAAAAAACTCCAGGCCGACGCGTATACCCAATACGCGAGGGGTGGAGCTTTTTGCAGCAACGAAGCAGATTGCCGTTTGGGAACAGCTTAATCGGCCACGATTCCGTAAACCTGCCGCGCCTGTTGCTGTTCCGTGGCCCGAACATTGTTCACCTGATCAAAATTCTGCTGTAAAAGATCCACACATTCCGCACACAGCGTCCCGGAATCCGCCATCTTGCCGAGCACACCAAAGGCCCGCGCCCGTTCCATGCCCGCGCGGTAGGGCCGATCCTCGGTTATGGCCGTAAAAACGTCCGCCACCGCCATGATCCGCGCCTCCCGGCTGAGCTTTCCACGATCCAGATTAAAGGGGTATCCGCCTCCTGAGGGCCGTTCATGGTGAAAGGCAGCCCACCGCGCCAGATCCCCCAACTGCGGCACACCGCCCAGCAGCCCCAACGTGTGGTAGGGATGCGCCCGCACAATGCGCATTTCGCTCTTCGTCAGGGGACCGGGCTTTTCCAAAATCTCGTTGGGCGTTGCCAGCTTGCCAAGGTCATGAAGATATCCGGCCACGCGCATGAGTGAAGCCCGCTGCGGCGAGAAATCGAACGCCAGGGACAAGGCCTCGGCAGACGCCGCCACCCCGGAAGAATGCGTGGCCGTGAAATGGGAGCGGTAATCAATGACCCGGGCCACCAGCTTGCCGAATTCCACCACGGCTTCCATGTTGCTCCCGTCCATGGAAAGAAACCGGCTCTGCGGTGTTTCCTTTTCCACAATGGCCCGGATGGACGGGGAATGCATGTCCAGCCAAAAACTATCGCGCCCGGCCAGAGCACGGAACGCCTCGACCACGTCAGGGTGAAACTCGGTCCCTGCTCCGGCCAGAATCCGCTGCGTCACATCCGGCACCTGGTCCAGCACAAAACGGCTGCGATCCAACAGAACGTCGATACGATCCGCCAGGTGAATGATGTGGCCGCCCAGTCCCTCGCGCTTGTCACAATAGGCGTCGTGATGGGCGCGCACCAGCAGCGCGGGTTTTTCCAGCGCCTTCCACTGGCGCAAAAGTCGGTACCCGAATTCGGCATGGTGCTTGTCGTTGGAATCAAAATCCAACGTGTCGAGCCGCTCGCGCAATGAAAGCACGCCGATGTCGTGCAGCAGGCAGGCCAGGCAGACGTCTTCCACGCTCCGCTGTGAAAGTCCCATCTCCACGGCCAGGCTCCCGGCCGCATGGCAGACCCGGAGATGATGATTGGCCACCACCGGGGCCACCATATCCAAGGCAGAGGACAGACAAAGCACCGCGGAAACCAGCGTCAACCGCCCGCCGCCGCTGCCGATAAGAGCATTTTCCCAATCTCCGTGTTCCGGCATTTCTCCTCCTTTGCGGCCGCAACAGAACAAGCCCCCTCGGGGATTCGGCTGCACAATACTCCCGGGTCGATAGGCTCGACATTATTTTTCCGTGAAATACAGGGACGAAAACAGACAATCGCATCTTGACAAAAGATTGGAAAGAAGATGTAGAATCAACTATTCGGTATTTTGGAATGTTGTACCGCTTTGTGCATGCAACGCCGACCCCGCGTCGTCCCTGTGGAATCGCCTTCCGGCCCGACATCGCACCATGCAGGCCGCCCGGAGCCAACGAGTGGAATATGGGAATCCGTCTTGAAATCTTCTGCGAGCAATGCGGCTGGTCAGGACAATACCGCCTGGGCATCGGCAGCAACACTCCGCAACTTCGTGACGCCCTGCACCTGCTGGACCAATCCTCCCGCCCCGCTGTGGAAACCTTGCTGCAAAAACACCCCGATCATACCGAGGATTTCGAATTCCGATTGATGCATTGCCCGGACTGCGGCCAACTTCTGGAACGCCTGTACGTCAGTTTGTTCTATGGCGCACGGGAACACTGGGAAACCCGGCACCACTGCCCGGACTGCGGCACGGCCCTGGTGCCCGTACCCGACCCCATGAGCACAAGTACCCTACCCTGCCCAGATTGCGGACAATTTGTTCTGCACCCCGGGGACGCAACCTTCTGGGACTGAGCCGCCCCGCGCATTCCAAGCCACCCTCTCTTTTACCCCTTGGCAGAACCCCACTCCCCATGTATGTTTATGGAATGGAAAACCCGT
Coding sequences:
- a CDS encoding HD-GYP domain-containing protein, producing the protein MPEHGDWENALIGSGGGRLTLVSAVLCLSSALDMVAPVVANHHLRVCHAAGSLAVEMGLSQRSVEDVCLACLLHDIGVLSLRERLDTLDFDSNDKHHAEFGYRLLRQWKALEKPALLVRAHHDAYCDKREGLGGHIIHLADRIDVLLDRSRFVLDQVPDVTQRILAGAGTEFHPDVVEAFRALAGRDSFWLDMHSPSIRAIVEKETPQSRFLSMDGSNMEAVVEFGKLVARVIDYRSHFTATHSSGVAASAEALSLAFDFSPQRASLMRVAGYLHDLGKLATPNEILEKPGPLTKSEMRIVRAHPYHTLGLLGGVPQLGDLARWAAFHHERPSGGGYPFNLDRGKLSREARIMAVADVFTAITEDRPYRAGMERARAFGVLGKMADSGTLCAECVDLLQQNFDQVNNVRATEQQQARQVYGIVAD